The following proteins are encoded in a genomic region of Enoplosus armatus isolate fEnoArm2 chromosome 11, fEnoArm2.hap1, whole genome shotgun sequence:
- the pdk1 gene encoding pyruvate dehydrogenase (acetyl-transferring) kinase isozyme 1, mitochondrial isoform X2 codes for MRILRFLRSSVSIGKDIDYYSKFSPSPLSMKQFLDFGSENACEKTSFTFLRQELPVRLANIMKEINLLPDNLLRTPSVRLVQGWYMQSLQEILEFKDKNADDEKVTYDFTDAVIKIRNRHNDVVPTMAQGVVEYKETYGTDPVVSQNVQYFLDRFYMSRISIRMLLNQHTLLFGGKVKVNPAHPKQIGSIDPNCRVSDVIKDAYENARNLCDRYYMNSPELVLEEFYVAEQGKPITVVYVPSHLYHMVFELFKNAMRATMELYGDAMEYPAVHAQVALGSEDLTVKVSDRGGGVPLRKIDRLFTYTYSTAPRPSMDGARAAPLAGYGHGLPISRLYARYFQGDLKLYSLEGYGTDAVIYIRALSTESIERLPVYNKSAWKHYKTIHEADDWCVPSKEPKDMTTFRSF; via the exons ATGAGGATTTTAAGGTTTCTGAGGAGCAGCGTGTCCATAGGAAAGGACATTGACTATTATTCCAAATTCTCACCCTCCCCTCTTTCAATGAAGCAGTTTCTGGATTTTG GCTCAGAAAATGCATGTGAGAAAACATCGTTCACCTTCCTCAGACAGGAGCTACCTGTGAGGTTGGCAAACATCATGAAAGAGATCAACTTGTTGCCGGACAACTTGCTGAGGACACCATCTGTCCGGTTGGTCCAGGGCTG GTACATGCAAAGTCTTCAGGAGATTCTCGagttcaaagacaaaaatgcagaTGATGAGAAAGTCACATATGA TTTCACAGATGCGGTAATAAAAATCAGAAATCGGCACAACGACGTCGTTCCCACCATGGCTCAGGGAGTTGTGGAGTACAAGGAGACCTACGGCACAGACCCAGTCGTCAGccaaaatgttcagtattttctAGACCGTTTCTACATGAGCAGGATATCCATCAGGATGTTGCTCAACCAGCACA CTCTCCTCTTTGGTGGGAAGGTGAAGGTGAACCCAGCACACCCCAAACAGATCGGCAGTATTGATCCAAACTGTCGTGTCAGCGACGTTATCAAAG ATGCCTACGAAAATGCACGAAACCTTTGCGACCGCTACTACATGAACTCTCCCGAGCTGGTGCTGGAGGAATTCTACG TGGCAGAGCAGGGGAAGCCCATCACTGTGGTCTACGTTCCGTCTCATTTGTATCATATGGTGTTTGAACTTTTTAAG AACGCCATGCGGGCCACCATGGAGTTATACGGCGACGCCATGGAGTATCCTGCTGTCCACGCACAGGTCGCTCTGGGAAGTGAAGATCTGACCGTCAAG GTGAGTGATCGTGGAGGAGGCGTGCCGCTGCGCAAGATCGACAGGTTGTTTACCTACACGTACTCCACAGCTCCTCGACCCAGCATGGACGGGGCCCGCGCTGCTCCTCTG GCTGGGTACGGGCACGGCCTGCCCATCTCTCGGCTGTATGCACGGTACTTCCAAGGGGACCTGAAGCTGTACTCTCTGGAGGGTTACGGAACTGATGCTGTGATCTACATTCGG GCGCTCTCCACAGAGTCCATTGAGAGGCTCCCCGTGTACAACAAGTCAGC
- the pdk1 gene encoding pyruvate dehydrogenase (acetyl-transferring) kinase isozyme 1, mitochondrial isoform X3, with protein MRILRFLRSSVSIGKDIDYYSKFSPSPLSMKQFLDFGKRCSGSENACEKTSFTFLRQELPVRLANIMKEINLLPDNLLRTPSVRLVQGWYMQSLQEILEFKDKNADDEKVTYDFTDAVIKIRNRHNDVVPTMAQGVVEYKETYGTDPVVSQNVQYFLDRFYMSRISIRMLLNQHTLLFGGKVKVNPAHPKQIGSIDPNCRVSDVIKDAYENARNLCDRYYMNSPELVLEEFYVAEQGKPITVVYVPSHLYHMVFELFKNAMRATMELYGDAMEYPAVHAQVALGSEDLTVKVSDRGGGVPLRKIDRLFTYTYSTAPRPSMDGARAAPLAGYGHGLPISRLYARYFQGDLKLYSLEGYGTDAVIYIRALSTESIERLPVYNKSAWKHYKTIHEADDWCVPSKEPKDMTTFRSF; from the exons ATGAGGATTTTAAGGTTTCTGAGGAGCAGCGTGTCCATAGGAAAGGACATTGACTATTATTCCAAATTCTCACCCTCCCCTCTTTCAATGAAGCAGTTTCTGGATTTTGGTAAGAGGTG TTCAGGCTCAGAAAATGCATGTGAGAAAACATCGTTCACCTTCCTCAGACAGGAGCTACCTGTGAGGTTGGCAAACATCATGAAAGAGATCAACTTGTTGCCGGACAACTTGCTGAGGACACCATCTGTCCGGTTGGTCCAGGGCTG GTACATGCAAAGTCTTCAGGAGATTCTCGagttcaaagacaaaaatgcagaTGATGAGAAAGTCACATATGA TTTCACAGATGCGGTAATAAAAATCAGAAATCGGCACAACGACGTCGTTCCCACCATGGCTCAGGGAGTTGTGGAGTACAAGGAGACCTACGGCACAGACCCAGTCGTCAGccaaaatgttcagtattttctAGACCGTTTCTACATGAGCAGGATATCCATCAGGATGTTGCTCAACCAGCACA CTCTCCTCTTTGGTGGGAAGGTGAAGGTGAACCCAGCACACCCCAAACAGATCGGCAGTATTGATCCAAACTGTCGTGTCAGCGACGTTATCAAAG ATGCCTACGAAAATGCACGAAACCTTTGCGACCGCTACTACATGAACTCTCCCGAGCTGGTGCTGGAGGAATTCTACG TGGCAGAGCAGGGGAAGCCCATCACTGTGGTCTACGTTCCGTCTCATTTGTATCATATGGTGTTTGAACTTTTTAAG AACGCCATGCGGGCCACCATGGAGTTATACGGCGACGCCATGGAGTATCCTGCTGTCCACGCACAGGTCGCTCTGGGAAGTGAAGATCTGACCGTCAAG GTGAGTGATCGTGGAGGAGGCGTGCCGCTGCGCAAGATCGACAGGTTGTTTACCTACACGTACTCCACAGCTCCTCGACCCAGCATGGACGGGGCCCGCGCTGCTCCTCTG GCTGGGTACGGGCACGGCCTGCCCATCTCTCGGCTGTATGCACGGTACTTCCAAGGGGACCTGAAGCTGTACTCTCTGGAGGGTTACGGAACTGATGCTGTGATCTACATTCGG GCGCTCTCCACAGAGTCCATTGAGAGGCTCCCCGTGTACAACAAGTCAGC
- the pdk1 gene encoding pyruvate dehydrogenase (acetyl-transferring) kinase isozyme 1, mitochondrial isoform X1 translates to MRILRFLRSSVSIGKDIDYYSKFSPSPLSMKQFLDFGSENACEKTSFTFLRQELPVRLANIMKEINLLPDNLLRTPSVRLVQGWYMQSLQEILEFKDKNADDEKVTYDFTDAVIKIRNRHNDVVPTMAQGVVEYKETYGTDPVVSQNVQYFLDRFYMSRISIRMLLNQHTLLFGGKVKVNPAHPKQIGSIDPNCRVSDVIKDAYENARNLCDRYYMNSPELVLEEFYGKFLMFVPTVAEQGKPITVVYVPSHLYHMVFELFKNAMRATMELYGDAMEYPAVHAQVALGSEDLTVKVSDRGGGVPLRKIDRLFTYTYSTAPRPSMDGARAAPLAGYGHGLPISRLYARYFQGDLKLYSLEGYGTDAVIYIRALSTESIERLPVYNKSAWKHYKTIHEADDWCVPSKEPKDMTTFRSF, encoded by the exons ATGAGGATTTTAAGGTTTCTGAGGAGCAGCGTGTCCATAGGAAAGGACATTGACTATTATTCCAAATTCTCACCCTCCCCTCTTTCAATGAAGCAGTTTCTGGATTTTG GCTCAGAAAATGCATGTGAGAAAACATCGTTCACCTTCCTCAGACAGGAGCTACCTGTGAGGTTGGCAAACATCATGAAAGAGATCAACTTGTTGCCGGACAACTTGCTGAGGACACCATCTGTCCGGTTGGTCCAGGGCTG GTACATGCAAAGTCTTCAGGAGATTCTCGagttcaaagacaaaaatgcagaTGATGAGAAAGTCACATATGA TTTCACAGATGCGGTAATAAAAATCAGAAATCGGCACAACGACGTCGTTCCCACCATGGCTCAGGGAGTTGTGGAGTACAAGGAGACCTACGGCACAGACCCAGTCGTCAGccaaaatgttcagtattttctAGACCGTTTCTACATGAGCAGGATATCCATCAGGATGTTGCTCAACCAGCACA CTCTCCTCTTTGGTGGGAAGGTGAAGGTGAACCCAGCACACCCCAAACAGATCGGCAGTATTGATCCAAACTGTCGTGTCAGCGACGTTATCAAAG ATGCCTACGAAAATGCACGAAACCTTTGCGACCGCTACTACATGAACTCTCCCGAGCTGGTGCTGGAGGAATTCTACGGTAAATT TCTAATGTTTGTCCCGACAGTGGCAGAGCAGGGGAAGCCCATCACTGTGGTCTACGTTCCGTCTCATTTGTATCATATGGTGTTTGAACTTTTTAAG AACGCCATGCGGGCCACCATGGAGTTATACGGCGACGCCATGGAGTATCCTGCTGTCCACGCACAGGTCGCTCTGGGAAGTGAAGATCTGACCGTCAAG GTGAGTGATCGTGGAGGAGGCGTGCCGCTGCGCAAGATCGACAGGTTGTTTACCTACACGTACTCCACAGCTCCTCGACCCAGCATGGACGGGGCCCGCGCTGCTCCTCTG GCTGGGTACGGGCACGGCCTGCCCATCTCTCGGCTGTATGCACGGTACTTCCAAGGGGACCTGAAGCTGTACTCTCTGGAGGGTTACGGAACTGATGCTGTGATCTACATTCGG GCGCTCTCCACAGAGTCCATTGAGAGGCTCCCCGTGTACAACAAGTCAGC
- the nup62l gene encoding nucleoporin 62 like encodes MSGGFNFGQASTGFAFGAQKTTAPAPSTGFGMPSSTPAAPGGGFTFGTAPQATANPTSSFSFGTPAKSTAAPGGFSFGTPTPATATVTAFGLGAAPQTNAAAAGLTLGSTAAPAAGSGFTLGTGLSAQTAAAPAGGGFTFGTPQAQPHLAAPAAAVAPPTAAAPPTAAATAMTGSFGGFSFGAPKVQVTTAAPSIAAPGGGFSFGTSAPSNLTLGTQLQPASAATAFGIKPSSTPAPPASTQAASASGPSLFALPISTAAAVAAATAAAAASASATATGTGFTLGVAPTSAASTVAAPTTAAAVGPTFMLKPLGAATATSTPATAPAATTAAPTTGAATAFTLGLKTTSGISASTTATVTAITTATAPPVMTYAQLEGLINKWSLELEDQERHFLQQATQVNAWDRMLVENGEKITALHKEMEKVKLDQRRLNQELDFILSQQKELEDLLCPLEESVKEQSGTIYMQNADEERERTYKLAENVDAQLKRMSQDLKEIIEHLNTSSGPADTSDPLQQICKILNTHMDSLQWIDQNSVLLQRRVEEVSKLCDNQRKEQEKTFRLTFD; translated from the exons atgagtggAGGATTCAACTTCGGGCAAGCCTCCACGGGCTTCGCTTTCGGAGCTCAGAAGACCACAGCCCCAGCTCCCAGCACGGGCTTTGGGATGCCAAGCTCCACACCTGCGGCTCCCGGAGGGGGCTTCACATTCGGCACTGCCCCTCAGGCCACCGCGAACCCCACCAGCTCTTTCAGCTTTGGCACCCCAGCAAAGAGCACTGCAGCGCCCGGAGGGTTCTCTTTTGGGACCCCCACTCCCGCAACTGCCACCGTCACCGCATTTGGCCTTGGTGCGGCCCCTCAAAccaatgcagcagcagcagggctgaCTTTAGGctccacagcagctccagctgcGGGGTCAGGGTTCACCCTGGGCACGGGATTGTCTGCACAGACCGCCGCTGCCCCTGCAGGAGGGGGCTTCACCTTTGGCACTCCTCAAGCTCAGCCCCATCTTGCAGCACCAGCAGCCGCAGTAGCACCGCCAACAGCCGCAGCACCACCAACAGCCGCAGCAACAGCGATGACCGGATCCTTTGGAGGGTTCAGCTTTGGAGCACCCAAGGTCCAGGTGACCACAGCTGCACCCTCTATTGCTGCCCCAGGAGGGGGATTCAGCTTTGGCACCAGTGCTCCCTCTAACCTCACCCTGGGCACCCAGCTACAGCCAGCCTCCGCCGCCACAGCCTTTGGAATTAAACCCTCATCcaccccagctcctcctgcgTCGACCCAGGCAGCCTCAGCTTCAGGTCCATCTCTCTTTGCTTTACCCATctctacagctgctgctgtcgctgccgctacagctgctgctgctgcttctgccaGTGCCACTGCAACAGGCACAGGCTTTACTTTGGGTGTAGCTCCAACTTCAGCTGCAAGCACTGTCGCTGCACcaaccacagcagctgctgtagGTCCGACTTTCATGCTCAAACCTCTGGGGGCGGCTACCGCCACCTCCACCCCTGCCACTGCCCCTGCCGCCACAACTGCAGCTCCCACAACAGGTGCTGCTACAGCCTTTACACTGGGGCTCAAAACTACATCCGGCATAAGTGCCTCAACAACCGCTACAGTCACAGCGATCACTACAGCCACTGCTCCGCCTGTGATGACCTACGCCCAGCTAGAGGGTCTCATTAACAAGTGGAGTCTCGAGCTTGAGGACCAAGAGAGACATTTCTTACAGCAGGCCACTCAGGTGAATGCCTGGGACCGCATGCTGGTGGAGAACGGGGAGAAGATCACAGCCCTGCACaaggagatggagaaggtgAAGCTGGACCAGAGGAGGCTAAACCAGGAGCTGGATTTCATCCTATCCCAacagaaggagctggaggacttGCTCTGTCCGCTTGAGGAGTCGGTGAAGGAGCAAAGCGGAACCATCTACATGCAGAACGCTGACGAGGAGCGTGAAAGAACGTACAAGCTTGCAGAGAACGTGGACGCGCAGCTGAAGAGGATGTCGCAGGACCTGAAGGAGATCATCGAGCACCTGAACACATCCAGCGGCCCAGCAGATACCAGTGACCCA ctccagcAGATCTGCAAAATCCTCAACACCCACATGGATTCACTTCAGTGGATTGATCAGAACTCGGTTCTTCTGCAGAGAAGAGTGGAGGAAGTGTCCAAGCTGTGTGACAACCAGCGCAAGGAGCAGGAGAAAACCTTTCGCTTAACATTTGACTGA